The proteins below come from a single Mugil cephalus isolate CIBA_MC_2020 chromosome 7, CIBA_Mcephalus_1.1, whole genome shotgun sequence genomic window:
- the ca8 gene encoding carbonic anhydrase-related protein, with amino-acid sequence MADNVNEESDYNPGKDELDWGYEEGVEWGLHFPAANGEYQSPINLNSREAQYDPSLLDVGLSPNYVVCRDCEVINDGHTVRIILKSKSVVTGGPLPSDHEYELHEVRFHWGKENQRGSEHTVNFKAFPMELHLIHWNSTLFNTLEDALGKRNGILIIALFVQIGKEHLGLKAITEVLQDLQYKGKSKIIPCFNPNTLLPDPLLRDYWVYEGSLTTPPCSENVTWILYRYPLTISQLQIEEFRRLRSHVKGAELLEGNDGMLGDNFRPTQPLSDRMVRAAFQ; translated from the exons GTGTAGAGTGGGGACTCCATTTCCCGGCGGCCAACGGCGAGTATCAGTCCCCCATTAATTTAAACTCCAGGGAGGCTCAGTATGACCCGTCGCTCCTGGACGTCGGCCTGTCCCCAAACTACGTGGTTTGTCGAGACTGTGAGGTCATCAATGATGGACACACTGTCCGCATCATTCTCAAGTCGAAGTCAG TGGTTACTGGGGGTCCGCTGCCTAGCGATCATGAGTATGAGCTTCACGAGGTTCGATTCCACTGGGGCAAAGAGAACCAGAGAGGGTCAGAGCACACTGTCAACTTCAAGGCTTTCCCTATGGAG CTCCATCTGATTCACTGGAACAGCACCCTGTTCAACACACTGGAGGACGCCCTGGGGAAGAGGAATGGAATCCTGATCATAGCTCTTTTTGTGCAG ATCGGCAAGGAGCACCTGGGTCTGAAGGCCATCACTGAAGTTCTTCAGGACCTGCAGTACAAG GGCAAGAGCAAGATAATTCCCTGTTTCAACCCCAACACTCTGCTACCTG ACCCACTACTGAGAGACTACTGGGTATATGAAGGATCCCTGACCACACCGCCTTGTAGTGAAAATGTGACCTGGATACTCTACCGCTACCCTCTCACCATCTCACAGCTACAG ATTGAGGAGTTTCGGAGGCTGCGGTCTCATGTCAAAGGGGCGGAGCTGCTAGAAGGAAACGATGGGATGTTGGGGGACAACTTCCGTCCCACCCAGCCACTCAGTGACCGCATGGTTCGTGCTGCCTTCCAGTGA